A single window of Synechococcus sp. C9 DNA harbors:
- a CDS encoding Uma2 family endonuclease: MTIATAHPNLTLPDHTQLPESDGTFVKNFQEHPQSLLLTDSIYPVLDSLHPDGRYAIGQDCGIYWRLVEPPERGAEAPDWFYVPHVPPLLDGKRRRSYVLWQEVVAPLIVIEFVSGDGTAERDTAPPWERENGKPGKFWVYEQAIRVPFYAIYEVDKASVEVYELVGNRYQRCEPNQRGHFPIEPLGVELGIWQGTYLHQSLPWLRWWDQDGNLLLTGDERAEQEKQRAEQEKHRAEQEKQRAEQEKHRVEQEKQRAERLAAKLRDLGVDPDEYS, translated from the coding sequence ATGACGATTGCAACGGCTCACCCCAATCTCACCCTCCCCGACCACACGCAGTTACCGGAGAGCGATGGTACCTTTGTGAAAAATTTTCAGGAACACCCCCAAAGTTTGCTCTTGACGGATTCCATTTATCCGGTTTTGGACAGTCTGCACCCGGATGGACGCTATGCGATTGGGCAAGATTGCGGTATCTATTGGCGGCTGGTAGAACCGCCGGAGCGGGGAGCGGAAGCCCCAGACTGGTTTTATGTTCCCCATGTGCCCCCCCTGTTGGACGGTAAACGGCGGCGTTCCTATGTGCTGTGGCAGGAGGTGGTTGCCCCCTTGATTGTGATTGAATTTGTGTCTGGGGATGGCACGGCGGAGCGGGATACAGCCCCCCCTTGGGAGCGGGAAAACGGTAAACCGGGTAAATTTTGGGTGTACGAGCAGGCGATTCGGGTGCCATTTTACGCCATTTATGAAGTGGACAAAGCCTCGGTTGAGGTGTACGAATTGGTGGGGAATCGTTACCAGCGGTGTGAGCCAAACCAACGGGGGCATTTTCCCATTGAGCCGTTGGGTGTGGAGCTAGGGATTTGGCAGGGCACCTATTTGCATCAGTCATTGCCCTGGTTACGGTGGTGGGATCAGGATGGGAATTTATTGCTCACTGGGGACGAACGGGCAGAACAAGAAAAACAACGGGCAGAACAGGAAAAGCACCGGGCGGAGCAGGAAAAACAACGGGCAGAACAGGAAAAGCATCGGGTGGAGCAGGAAAAACAACGGGCAGAACGTTTGGCGGCGAAGCTGAGAGACCTGGGGGTTGACCCGGATGAGTACTCGTGA